One genomic window of Cellulophaga sp. Hel_I_12 includes the following:
- a CDS encoding type II toxin-antitoxin system HigB family toxin: protein MRVIAKRTLRDFWTKHADSEQQLTAWYRETEKSEFKNLNELKIEYPSASILKDNRIVFNIKGNRYRLIVKFNFEYQICWIRFVGTHAEYDKINANEI from the coding sequence TTGAGAGTAATAGCGAAACGGACTTTAAGGGATTTCTGGACAAAGCATGCGGATAGTGAACAACAATTGACCGCCTGGTACAGGGAAACTGAAAAATCTGAATTTAAAAACTTGAATGAGCTGAAAATCGAGTATCCGAGCGCAAGCATATTAAAGGACAATCGAATTGTTTTCAACATAAAAGGCAACCGATACCGTTTAATCGTAAAATTTAATTTCGAGTATCAAATCTGTTGGATTCGCTTTGTTGGAACGCATGCCGAATATGACAAAATAAACGCAAACGAAATTTAA